One part of the Candidatus Nezhaarchaeota archaeon genome encodes these proteins:
- a CDS encoding FAD-dependent oxidoreductase, whose protein sequence is MSGGLSKIYDLIIIGAGPAGITAAVYAARKKLDFLVLTVNIGGQVTYASQVENYTGFQYIAGEELAAKFYEHLKQYKFDFKMEEVKSVKPSDDGFVVKTGYASYFGRAVIVATGRRPRELNVPGEREFKNRGVTYCATCDAPLFEGMDVAVVGGGNSGLEAVLQLMKIASKVYLIEVAPQLKADPILIEKALASDKVEVWTNTRVLEVAGEKTVNGVRVQRGGETVLLPVQGVFVEIGSIPNSEIVDFVEKNQWGEIVVNCACETSFPGLFAAGDVTNVPEKQIIVAAGEGCKAALSAFRYLSRRPLPQTL, encoded by the coding sequence ATGTCGGGCGGGCTCAGCAAAATCTACGACCTAATAATTATTGGCGCTGGCCCAGCTGGAATAACTGCCGCTGTATACGCTGCTAGGAAGAAGCTAGACTTCTTAGTGCTCACGGTTAATATTGGCGGCCAGGTTACTTATGCTTCTCAAGTCGAAAACTACACTGGCTTTCAGTACATTGCCGGCGAAGAGCTCGCAGCAAAATTCTATGAGCACTTAAAGCAGTATAAATTCGACTTTAAGATGGAGGAGGTTAAGAGCGTCAAGCCCAGTGACGACGGGTTCGTAGTTAAAACGGGCTACGCTAGCTACTTCGGCAGGGCGGTTATAGTTGCGACTGGTAGGAGGCCTAGGGAGCTCAACGTCCCTGGCGAGAGAGAGTTTAAGAATAGAGGCGTAACGTACTGCGCTACGTGCGACGCGCCGCTTTTTGAGGGTATGGACGTAGCTGTTGTTGGCGGTGGGAACTCTGGGCTCGAGGCCGTCCTTCAGCTGATGAAAATTGCGAGCAAGGTGTACTTAATCGAGGTCGCGCCTCAGCTTAAAGCCGACCCGATACTTATCGAGAAGGCCCTCGCCTCAGATAAGGTTGAGGTATGGACTAACACTAGGGTCCTAGAAGTAGCTGGCGAGAAGACTGTTAACGGTGTAAGGGTTCAAAGGGGCGGAGAGACAGTGCTACTGCCTGTTCAAGGGGTCTTCGTGGAGATAGGCTCCATCCCGAACTCTGAGATAGTCGACTTCGTTGAGAAAAATCAGTGGGGGGAAATAGTTGTGAACTGCGCCTGCGAGACGAGCTTTCCAGGGCTATTCGCAGCTGGGGACGTGACGAACGTCCCTGAGAAGCAGATAATAGTAGCGGCCGGGGAGGGGTGTAAGGCAGCCCTCTCAGCCTTCCGGTACTTATCGAGAAGGCCCTTGCCTCAGACTTTGTAG